In Rhizobium sp. NXC24, the following proteins share a genomic window:
- a CDS encoding ISNCY family transposase: MGQLSMATRKELTAAVSERYRASTRAEKARILDEFVVITGFHRKHAMRLLRRHEREPTGRRARPRVYDEAERNALILLWEASDRVCGKRLKALLPVLVEAMERHGHFNLAPEIRGKLLAMSAATIDRTLGPIREGLGRPRRRPAAHALRRSIPIRTSADWDNPAPGFVEADLVAHCGPSARGSFIQTLVLTDIATGWTECAPLLVREQTLLSSVLTELRRQLPFALLGLDTDNDTVFMNETLKAYCDAANIVFTRCRPYRKNDQAFVEQKNGAVVRRMVGYRRFEGLEAATLLAKLYRSARLFVNFFQPSFKLIAKQRDGARVRKTYSPPATPHQRLVADARTSDAVRSRLQEVYAGLDPVLLLRDIRALQERLAALADTPPAMRTDGETQPIDLFLASLRTAWKDGATRPTDRPIAKAKRGRRRPDPLVKATTDLRNWFEAEPWRTGSELLSRLQAEYPGDYPDKLLRTLQRRLKVWRSEQADALLFGTLNKEPSIQQIARPH; this comes from the coding sequence ATGGGACAGCTGAGCATGGCGACAAGGAAGGAACTGACGGCGGCGGTTTCGGAGCGCTATCGTGCTTCGACACGAGCGGAGAAGGCGAGAATTCTGGATGAGTTCGTCGTCATCACGGGCTTTCACCGCAAGCACGCGATGCGGCTGCTGCGGCGCCACGAGAGAGAGCCTACAGGTCGGCGAGCGCGGCCGCGGGTTTATGATGAAGCGGAACGCAATGCGCTCATATTGCTGTGGGAGGCGTCTGACCGGGTCTGCGGGAAGCGACTGAAGGCGTTGCTGCCCGTTCTTGTCGAGGCGATGGAACGCCACGGTCATTTTAACCTCGCGCCTGAGATCCGTGGCAAATTGCTGGCGATGAGCGCGGCCACGATCGACAGGACGCTGGGACCGATCCGAGAGGGCTTGGGACGTCCTCGACGGCGGCCCGCGGCGCACGCCCTGCGACGGAGCATTCCCATTAGAACGTCGGCGGATTGGGACAATCCGGCGCCAGGCTTCGTTGAGGCGGATCTCGTCGCCCATTGCGGCCCTTCGGCTCGCGGCAGCTTCATCCAAACCCTTGTGCTCACCGACATCGCGACTGGCTGGACGGAATGTGCGCCGCTGCTGGTTCGCGAACAGACACTGTTGAGCAGTGTTCTCACAGAATTGCGCAGGCAGCTGCCCTTCGCGCTTCTCGGCCTGGATACGGACAACGACACCGTCTTCATGAACGAGACGCTGAAGGCCTATTGTGACGCGGCCAACATCGTCTTCACGCGCTGCCGCCCCTACCGCAAGAACGACCAGGCCTTTGTCGAGCAGAAGAATGGTGCCGTGGTGCGCAGGATGGTCGGATATCGTCGGTTCGAGGGACTGGAGGCCGCCACGCTGCTAGCGAAGCTCTACCGATCAGCGCGGCTGTTCGTGAACTTCTTTCAGCCATCATTCAAATTAATCGCGAAGCAGCGCGACGGCGCTCGTGTGCGCAAGACGTATAGTCCGCCAGCCACGCCGCATCAGCGTCTGGTTGCCGACGCTCGCACGTCAGATGCAGTCCGCTCCCGTCTGCAGGAAGTCTACGCCGGGCTCGATCCTGTCCTGCTATTACGCGATATTCGCGCCCTACAGGAGCGACTCGCTGCGCTTGCCGACACGCCGCCGGCCATGCGCACTGACGGGGAAACTCAGCCGATCGACCTTTTCCTGGCGAGTTTGCGGACTGCCTGGAAGGACGGAGCTACCCGGCCGACGGATCGCCCGATTGCGAAAGCCAAAAGAGGACGGCGGCGTCCTGACCCTCTCGTTAAGGCGACTACCGACTTGCGAAATTGGTTCGAAGCCGAACCATGGCGAACCGGCAGTGAACTTCTGTCACGACTGCAGGCCGAGTATCCCGGCGATTACCCCGACAAACTGCTTCGAACACTTCAGCGTCGGCTGAAGGTCTGGCGTAGCGAACAGGCGGACGCGTTGCTGTTTGGCACCTTGAACAAGGAGCCATCGATCCAGCAGATCGCAAGGCCGCACTGA